The Pectinophora gossypiella chromosome 10, ilPecGoss1.1, whole genome shotgun sequence genome contains a region encoding:
- the LOC126369991 gene encoding uncharacterized protein LOC126369991 → MISKTDTRWRNAVSASDRLAITLRYLATGDSYFSLGTLFKVSPQVISLIIPDVCQALVSTLSNYLRMPNTQEEWLSVARSFMQKWNVPNCVGALDGKHIRISCPINSGSEFFNYKSYFSIVLLALIDANYNFLYVDIGCQGRISDGGVLRNSTLFDMIRDGTLSLPQAIPLQGRNTPVPFYFIGDDAFPISQNIIKPFSGYHAKGSPERVFNYRISRGRMVVEDAFGILSNKFRILHSRIDLQNEKAKLVVMACVHLHNFMKRNERTTDGVLNEEQQNIPQIALNVEPSVIRNVIFYRNKVSFLGNINYNVLKK, encoded by the exons ATGATATCAAAAACTGACACCCGCTGGAGAAATGCTGTGTCAGCTTCCGATCGACTAGCAATTACTTTGAGATACCTGGCTACAGGAGACTCTTATTTTTCACTCGGTACGCTGTTTAAAGTGTCTCCACAAgttatttctttaataattcCAGATGTTTGTCAAGCGTTGGTATCTACATTATCCAATTATTTAAGG atgCCGAATACACAGGAAGAATGGCTATCAGTGGCTCGGAGTTTCATGCAGAAATGGAATGTACCTAATTGCGTAGGTGCCCTCGATGGGAAACATATACGTATTTCATGTCCAATTAATAGCGGTTCtgagttttttaattataagtcaTATTTCAGTATTGTTTTGCTAGCTTTAATCGATGCCAATTATAACTTTTTATACGTGGACATTGGATGTCAGGGCAGAATATCTGATGGTGGAGTTCTACGCAATTCAACTTTATTTGATATGATACGAGATGGAACTTTAAGTCTGCCACAAGCGATTCCATTACAAGGGAGAAATACACCTGTACCTTTTTATTTCATCGGTGATGATGCTTTCCCCATCTCACAGAATATAATAAAACCATTTTCTGGATATCATGCAAAAGGATCACCTGAGAGGGTTTTTAATTATAGAATTAGTCGCGGGCGCATGGTTGTAGAAGACGCGTTTGGCATTTTATCTAATAAATTCAGAATTTTACATTCACGCATTGACTTACAAAATGAGAAAGCAAAACTTGTCGTGATGGCTTGTGTGCATCTGCATAATTTTATGAAGAGAAATGAAAGAACTACTGATGGAGTTTTGAACGAAGAGCAACAAAATATTCCGCAGATCGCTCTAAATGTAGAACCAAGTGTAATTAGAAATGTTATTTTCTATCGGAACAAGGTCAGCTTCCTTGGCAATATcaattataatgttttaaagaaataa
- the LOC126370004 gene encoding uncharacterized protein LOC126370004 yields MSVTMEDYDALAILGLVMCLKKKKKRSLWCKDWLIKRKQFSHTNLLNELKFIPKDWHNYLRMNEEAYLNLLALVSPLIKKQDTVMREAISPHERLTATLRFLATGRSYQCMKFSTVISPQALSQIIPETCDALYEVLRKEYLKFPKTEEEWRIIAREFEQTWNFPHCLGAIDGKHVEIVPPSNSGSFYSNSNSKILVLFKFKFIFIQ; encoded by the exons ATGTCAGTTACGATGGAAGACTATGACGCACTTGCGATATTAGGCCTGGTTATgtgtttaaagaaaaaaaagaagcggAGTCTATGGTGTAAAGACTGGCTCATAAAAAGGAAGCAATTTTCTCATACCAACTTGTTAAATGAGTTGAAATTCATTCCGAAAGATTGGCATAACTATTTAAGGATGAATGAGGAGGCATATTTAAATCTGCTGGCTTTAGTTTCTCCACTAATAAAGAAACAAGACACTGTGATGAGAGAAGCTATAAGTCCTCATGAAAGATTAACTGCTACACTGCGATTTCTAGCTACAGGACGTTCCTACCAATGTATGAAGTTTTCTACAGTGATATCACCGCAAGCTCTTAGCCAAATAATCCCTGAAACCTGTGATGCTCTATATGAGGTTCTACGGAAAGAGTACTTAAAG TTTCCAAAAACAGAAGAAGAGTGGAGAATAATAGCGAGAGAATTTGAGCAGACGTGGAACTTTCCTCACTGTTTAGGTGCTATTGATGGCAAGCACGTTGAAATCGTGCCTCCAAGCAACAGTGGCtcgttttattcaaattcaaattcaaaaattctcgttttattcaaattcaaattcatctttattcagtag